The segment AAAAAGACTATTAAACAGTTAGAAATACAAAATCAGGAATTGCAGGAAGAAAACAGGTCATTAAAAAAAGAATTAGAAATTCTGCGTAATAATTGAAAAAGGTTTCTTAATCGATAATAAAGCAGGCTCCAATAAAAGGGGCCTGCTATTTTAGTAAAAACTGAAAATAAACACAATGAACGGTGCTTACATTCTGTTAGAGCCAATAAAATCAAGCATTTCCGAGAGAGGGGTGTATTTTATGGTGGTTCTGATCGGTTTGGTGATCATTTTTAAAGAGCAGATTAATAAGCTTCTGGAGACAATTTTTAAAGAAATCAACAGTCAGTCAAAAGAAGTGTATAAGTGATTAGGCAGGAGGGAGATTCCAGATTCAGTATGAGAATTATGGGAGAGAGGAAGGAAAACAGATCGGATAAGGGTGTCGGAAAACAAAGCCCCAGAGCTCTGAATGGAAGCGTCACAGTGTTTTTGAGCATGATTCTGCTCTGCATGATATCGATTATGTGCGCACTTCTCCATTCTGCCCGTCTGGCAGGTTCCGGCTGGTATCTTCAGACTGCCATGAACTCCTCTCTCGATTCTCTTATGAGCAAATATCACAGAGAAGCCTGGGAGAGGTACCATCTGCTGCTTCTTGAAACAGAGGGGAAAGAAGCCCTGGCAGATGAATTTTCTGAGTATCTGAATCAATATCTGGAATGTGATTCGGTCTATGGGCTGAGAAATGAGAATACGCAGATCAAAGACGAGGTACTGGTGACAGAGGACGGAGGAAGTCCGCTGGAGGAGGAAATTCTCGATTATATGAAATTCGGTATTTTCACAGATCTGGGAGATGAGGCATCGCTGACAGAGTTTTCAGAGGTGATGCGAGCGTCTGATGGGATTCATGCCGTAAAGGAAAGCTACCAGATTCACTCAGAACAGGCATTTCGGCTGGAGGAGATCTTGGAGGAGATTCAAAATTCCCTTGGGAGGCAGCAGGAGATGTTAGATGAGTGCAGAGACGAGCTTGGCGAGTGCCGGGGGACTGCTTTTATAAAGACAGCAGAAAAAATGGCCGGGGAGATGGAGCGGATCCCTGCTCTGATGGAAAAATATGAGCTGACAGCGGAACTTTTCAAAAAAGAGCTGGATGAATCAGAACGGAAGGCAGAGCAGAAGCGGGAAGAGATAGGCGAGACAGCGTGGGAGGCCCTGAAAGGCCAGATGGATTCCTATCGCTCTTATACAGATGCAGAAGGGGAGAGGAGACTGGAAGTAGAGCGGATTGCGGAAGAGACACAGAAAAACAGGGAGATTGTGGAGGAGTCCATAGAGAGAGCTGTGGAAGTTAAGGAGTACATTGATTCATGGGAAGGGGATGACGAGGACGACGAGCTGGATGAGGAGAAACTCTGGAAGAATGTGCGCAGCAGCCTGAATCGATGCCGCATTCCCACCCCAGGTTACCAGGCAGGAATTGAGGACAGACAGAGACTGGGAATCCTCCAAAAAATAAACAATATGGCAAAAATGGATCTGCTTGACTTTGTGCTTCCGAAAGGAGCAGAGATATCTGAAAGAGAAATGAAAATGGGAGAACTGCCCTCAGGA is part of the Clostridium sp. M62/1 genome and harbors:
- a CDS encoding Flp1 family type IVb pilin, which gives rise to MVVLIGLVIIFKEQINKLLETIFKEINSQSKEVYK
- a CDS encoding DUF5702 domain-containing protein; protein product: MRIMGERKENRSDKGVGKQSPRALNGSVTVFLSMILLCMISIMCALLHSARLAGSGWYLQTAMNSSLDSLMSKYHREAWERYHLLLLETEGKEALADEFSEYLNQYLECDSVYGLRNENTQIKDEVLVTEDGGSPLEEEILDYMKFGIFTDLGDEASLTEFSEVMRASDGIHAVKESYQIHSEQAFRLEEILEEIQNSLGRQQEMLDECRDELGECRGTAFIKTAEKMAGEMERIPALMEKYELTAELFKKELDESERKAEQKREEIGETAWEALKGQMDSYRSYTDAEGERRLEVERIAEETQKNREIVEESIERAVEVKEYIDSWEGDDEDDELDEEKLWKNVRSSLNRCRIPTPGYQAGIEDRQRLGILQKINNMAKMDLLDFVLPKGAEISEREMKMGELPSGGKDGYKMGLDSVSAKGLIDRALINKYVEVHFPRYENEQQEGEQKRQLFYEQEYIINGKRKDRENLSQTVKKLLAVREGMNLIHILGDSEKREEARLLALALTGAAGVTPIADIAAFFIMGVWAFAESVEDVRALLQGEGVPLIKGKEDWRLNLDEIFNFVDKKEKISEGGGKDGPDYGDYLKGFLLIQDRIQRNERMMDLIQYNLSGTQESFRMNRCAVSVEAECTAKGTVSTVRKRAAKKY